One stretch of Commensalibacter melissae DNA includes these proteins:
- a CDS encoding DUF3772 domain-containing protein: MKIVQYLLFNLFLSFGIISIQNTHAQEAANSLISSSTPSNTPVFLNIPDTTTQPILNKLIKQLGNINKSLQNLQHSEDFTQFKNLLNQARSISTSADVIVTDLTPRLKGYNQALKLLDNVIQNTGSDKNKDDIKNLNDRQKSFIQNRNDLSAKIQQATIISLEANSQVAQIQQALSKIQQVQLFTRISSPLGYNFWHEIAIHYDDDSSRINKLYSDFGSLFTKTWQDGWGSRLTMLAGFLGAILLIFILRPLIEKGLVQFTEKFIPPTRLRRSLMTLCSAIIASLTAGLSATLILVTINNHNTISPQAYAFAQNIIHQLYFCGFIFGLYRGFLAVKNPQWRLLPIGDEVAHSINILPNIYMAIILLLGIVRYINNVSGVSIIAQQLCNGFFACVASILFLSIPIKLREVGQKRIKLHSAQNNQSPDITLLIVAIGLPLFCIISIVAILTGYIHLGYSMCVWLNWVILVFSTLSLLRILLNDITNLIFDPDRWLGKKIQLLGIKPQSMEQLSTIITGVITLTTVILTIVSIISPGNFDLVVFIQHLTTTLTNQKIGNFTFSFSTIAEAILVFFIGIYCIRIVRNWLNKNFFPKTSLDNATCNSIDTIFNYCCWVVVAIIDLSILGVTTQNITWIVSALSVGIGFGLQAIVQNFVSGLILLAERPVRIGDTVIINGVKGVVMSIKVRATEIRLSDFSTLIVPNSQIITSSVQNATRGRHMGLVSFKLPVITIQQLDQARTLIMKIMEKQKDVLDDPKPYIWVDNITESSLVMTIVCYTNYLANTDAVRNNILSEYLNNINQLSNNKSSSEKGDK; this comes from the coding sequence ATGAAAATAGTGCAATACCTATTATTTAATCTTTTCCTTTCCTTTGGAATAATATCTATACAAAATACCCACGCGCAAGAAGCAGCCAACTCTCTTATTTCCTCATCAACCCCTTCAAATACACCTGTTTTTCTCAATATTCCCGATACAACAACTCAACCAATTTTAAATAAGCTTATAAAACAATTGGGAAATATTAATAAAAGCTTACAAAACCTTCAGCATTCTGAAGATTTTACACAATTCAAAAATCTGCTGAATCAAGCACGATCGATATCCACCTCGGCCGATGTGATTGTAACTGATTTGACCCCTCGTCTGAAGGGATATAATCAGGCTTTAAAGCTACTGGATAACGTTATCCAAAATACAGGAAGTGATAAAAATAAAGATGATATTAAAAATTTAAATGATCGACAAAAATCCTTTATTCAAAATAGAAATGATCTTAGCGCAAAAATTCAGCAGGCAACAATCATATCCTTGGAAGCCAATAGTCAGGTTGCACAAATTCAGCAGGCTTTATCCAAGATTCAACAGGTGCAGTTATTTACCCGCATATCCTCCCCCCTAGGTTATAATTTTTGGCATGAAATTGCCATTCATTACGATGATGACAGTTCCCGCATAAATAAACTATATTCTGATTTTGGCAGTTTATTCACCAAAACATGGCAAGATGGCTGGGGAAGCCGTCTTACAATGCTTGCAGGTTTTCTTGGCGCTATTCTGTTAATTTTCATCCTACGTCCTCTTATTGAAAAAGGACTGGTACAGTTCACAGAAAAATTCATTCCCCCCACACGTCTTAGACGCAGTTTAATGACGCTGTGTTCAGCAATAATAGCCTCTCTTACCGCAGGATTATCTGCCACACTCATTTTGGTAACCATTAATAACCACAATACGATCAGCCCACAAGCCTATGCTTTTGCACAAAACATAATTCACCAACTTTATTTTTGCGGTTTCATCTTTGGACTTTATCGAGGTTTTCTTGCTGTAAAAAATCCACAATGGCGGTTATTGCCCATTGGTGATGAAGTTGCGCATTCAATCAATATTCTACCCAATATTTATATGGCCATTATCCTGCTTCTTGGAATTGTCCGTTATATCAATAATGTTAGTGGTGTAAGTATTATAGCACAGCAATTATGCAATGGTTTTTTTGCCTGTGTCGCCTCAATCCTTTTTTTATCCATTCCCATAAAGCTTCGCGAAGTAGGTCAGAAAAGAATCAAACTTCATTCAGCACAAAATAATCAAAGTCCGGATATCACACTTCTTATCGTTGCAATCGGGCTCCCATTATTCTGTATCATCTCTATTGTTGCCATCCTAACAGGATACATCCATTTGGGTTATTCAATGTGTGTATGGCTTAATTGGGTAATTCTGGTTTTCAGTACTTTAAGTCTTTTAAGAATACTTTTGAATGATATAACAAACCTCATCTTTGATCCGGATCGCTGGCTGGGTAAAAAAATACAACTTTTAGGCATAAAACCTCAAAGCATGGAACAATTATCAACCATCATTACCGGTGTCATCACACTAACAACTGTCATTCTGACAATTGTTTCCATTATTTCCCCCGGCAATTTTGATCTGGTCGTCTTCATCCAACATTTAACAACCACCCTAACCAACCAAAAAATAGGTAACTTTACATTTTCCTTTTCAACAATCGCCGAGGCAATCTTGGTATTTTTCATTGGTATATATTGTATAAGAATTGTCAGAAACTGGTTAAATAAAAACTTCTTCCCAAAAACCAGTCTGGATAATGCAACCTGTAATTCAATTGATACAATTTTCAATTATTGCTGTTGGGTCGTTGTCGCCATTATTGATTTATCCATCCTTGGGGTAACAACTCAAAACATTACCTGGATTGTCAGCGCTCTTTCTGTCGGTATTGGTTTCGGTTTACAAGCCATTGTCCAGAATTTTGTTTCCGGTCTTATCCTTCTCGCTGAAAGACCCGTCCGCATAGGGGATACGGTTATCATAAATGGTGTTAAAGGAGTGGTAATGAGCATCAAAGTAAGAGCTACCGAAATTCGTTTGTCAGATTTTTCAACCCTAATTGTTCCAAATTCACAAATTATCACATCTTCTGTTCAGAATGCCACCCGTGGACGTCATATGGGTCTGGTTTCATTTAAATTACCTGTAATTACCATTCAACAATTGGATCAAGCACGCACGTTAATCATGAAAATCATGGAAAAACAAAAAGATGTTCTAGATGATCCGAAACCCTATATATGGGTTGATAACATTACAGAAAGCTCTTTAGTCATGACCATTGTTTGTTATACAAATTATCTGGCAAATACAGATGCAGTAAGAAATAACATCTTATCTGAATATCTAAATAATATAAATCAGTTATCCAATAACAAATCTTCCTCAGAAAAGGGTGACAAATAG
- a CDS encoding IMPACT family protein has product MIANNLIYTLTAPYQFQQEIRKSIFLAHAVPVYTEMQVGEWLQRLKIPEATHNCWAYRIGQNYKSNDDGEPSGTAGRPILQVIERQNFDCTLVIVIRWFGGIKLGAGGLIRAYSGTAAECLRQSSSKLYIPKKEIIIVCSFSDYALVKARIGEYQAEIAMENFESMDVECHLVVPEEQYLALKQRLLDLTRGQILIEDII; this is encoded by the coding sequence ATGATAGCAAACAATCTGATTTATACGTTAACCGCCCCTTATCAGTTTCAGCAAGAAATTCGAAAAAGTATATTTTTGGCACATGCTGTGCCCGTCTATACAGAAATGCAGGTTGGAGAATGGTTGCAACGATTAAAAATACCAGAGGCAACACATAATTGCTGGGCTTATCGTATAGGACAAAATTATAAAAGCAATGATGATGGTGAACCTTCCGGAACAGCAGGGCGACCCATTTTACAAGTTATAGAAAGACAGAATTTTGATTGTACACTAGTAATAGTTATTCGATGGTTTGGCGGTATTAAGCTAGGCGCAGGCGGTCTTATTCGGGCCTATAGTGGAACTGCGGCTGAATGTTTACGTCAGTCTTCCTCCAAATTATATATTCCTAAAAAAGAAATCATAATTGTCTGTTCTTTTTCAGATTATGCTTTGGTAAAAGCCCGTATTGGAGAATATCAAGCAGAAATTGCCATGGAAAATTTTGAATCCATGGATGTGGAGTGTCATCTTGTCGTACCTGAAGAACAGTATTTGGCTTTGAAGCAGCGTTTACTTGATCTGACAAGGGGACAGATATTGATAGAGGATATTATATAG
- a CDS encoding NAD-dependent deacylase translates to MNKIVVLTGAGISQESGLDTFRDANGIWAKYNMEEVCTLEGFKKNPEKLHEFYNQLRSNLPKYLPNAAHIALAKLEQAVLKKEIEAELVLITQNIDDLHERAGSRFLYHMHGELYKIRCTTCDRRMEWHKSCFPYTSCPYCHAVTLRPDIVWFGEMPYYMQEIGRALSDCNLFVAIGTSGVVYPAAGFVNEVQGRAKTIELNLEHSMGTSNFDESWQGSATELVPEFVNYLLNAYQK, encoded by the coding sequence ATGAATAAAATTGTTGTTTTAACTGGAGCCGGGATCAGTCAGGAATCGGGCCTTGATACGTTTCGTGATGCTAATGGCATCTGGGCGAAATATAATATGGAAGAAGTTTGCACCTTGGAAGGATTTAAGAAAAATCCTGAAAAATTACATGAATTTTATAATCAGTTACGTTCGAATTTGCCTAAATATTTACCCAATGCCGCTCATATTGCCTTGGCGAAACTTGAACAGGCTGTCTTGAAAAAAGAAATTGAAGCTGAATTGGTTTTGATAACGCAAAATATTGATGATTTACATGAACGTGCCGGGAGCCGTTTTCTTTATCATATGCATGGAGAATTGTACAAGATAAGATGCACAACATGTGATCGACGTATGGAATGGCATAAGTCATGTTTTCCATATACATCTTGTCCATATTGTCATGCTGTGACATTACGGCCAGATATTGTATGGTTTGGGGAAATGCCTTATTATATGCAAGAAATTGGAAGGGCATTATCAGATTGTAACTTATTTGTCGCCATTGGTACTTCCGGTGTAGTCTATCCGGCTGCTGGGTTTGTAAACGAAGTACAGGGGCGAGCGAAAACAATCGAGTTAAATCTGGAACATTCTATGGGCACATCAAATTTTGATGAATCCTGGCAAGGTTCAGCAACAGAATTGGTTCCCGAATTTGTCAATTATTTATTAAACGCCTATCAGAAATAA
- a CDS encoding uracil-DNA glycosylase family protein, with protein MTDSLNRLLKEVRACHICRDLPLGPKPILQVGSSKVRLLITGQAPGTRAHETGITFNDPSGDRLREWMGINRSLFYNDQLISIIPMGFCYPGSYERGGDLPPRKECAPQWRAKLLKLLPNIELTLLVGSYAQNYVLGKGSLTERVKNFRDYLPNFLPLPHPSWRTRIWAKKNPFFETEVLPELKKRVCDILNLDMKS; from the coding sequence ATGACTGACTCTTTAAACCGTCTTTTGAAAGAGGTTCGGGCTTGTCATATCTGCAGGGATTTACCTTTGGGTCCAAAACCCATTTTGCAGGTAGGTTCGTCTAAAGTGCGGTTGTTAATCACTGGACAGGCGCCAGGTACACGTGCACATGAAACGGGAATAACGTTTAATGATCCTTCGGGGGATCGTTTGCGTGAATGGATGGGAATTAACCGATCCTTATTTTATAATGATCAATTGATTTCAATTATTCCAATGGGATTTTGTTATCCAGGCAGTTATGAAAGAGGTGGGGATTTACCTCCTCGTAAAGAATGTGCGCCACAATGGAGAGCCAAACTTTTGAAATTATTGCCTAATATTGAATTGACCCTTCTGGTTGGATCTTATGCACAAAATTATGTCTTGGGAAAAGGAAGCCTAACAGAACGAGTTAAGAATTTTCGGGATTATTTACCTAATTTTTTGCCTCTTCCTCATCCTTCATGGCGGACAAGAATTTGGGCAAAAAAGAACCCTTTTTTTGAAACGGAAGTTTTACCAGAGTTGAAAAAAAGGGTTTGCGATATTTTGAATTTAGACATGAAATCTTAA
- a CDS encoding glycosyltransferase family 2 protein, producing MKICLALFLKNENPNILSWISWHLAIGIDKFFIYDDHSTDGTYEILKTVSNIYNIEIELTNPANMPYFYDRQANAFEDACRKALDQEYDWIGFLDADEYVSLEHDLSIQDFLEKFSNYNGVSLNWRIYGNSDRVLKSKIPTYEAYTKHCDKNFSDTLLTKCFIRPKDYSFEYTNPHHFKTVPQNYANAYGESIQDKRADSDTVIWNNACINHYINRSMEDYIIRIQNRLNTDLINSEGRWKHFNRNDIEHQERKDFIKKANEILVTLKQECVYRYIFEITGSFNKKKSNNKQTSCFSLCSTKERYLALHMREGYLFNFEDIQNMIPIYGIIYNHKPNLIYLFYKESNSISTIPFIIKFLNKFSSTYQFSIQPVNDTPYYSLQTPYSKKFMSLNPESGFFGDVDANRNICKEWEYLQLKSKDLEINFNVSPDSVHDLYSFYNYLYQNSEDITYADFILAYNLLSKKEQSKIHIQNVGKIISWL from the coding sequence ATGAAAATTTGTCTCGCTTTATTTCTTAAAAATGAAAATCCAAACATTTTATCATGGATTTCTTGGCATCTTGCTATCGGTATCGATAAATTTTTTATTTATGATGATCATTCAACAGATGGCACTTATGAAATATTAAAAACTGTTTCTAATATATATAACATTGAAATTGAACTAACAAATCCTGCTAATATGCCTTATTTTTATGATCGACAAGCTAATGCATTCGAAGACGCTTGTCGAAAAGCATTGGATCAAGAATATGACTGGATTGGATTTTTAGATGCCGATGAATATGTATCACTAGAACACGACCTATCTATACAGGATTTTCTTGAAAAATTTTCAAACTATAATGGTGTTTCTTTAAATTGGAGAATTTATGGAAACTCTGACAGAGTTTTAAAAAGCAAGATTCCTACTTACGAAGCTTATACTAAGCACTGTGATAAAAACTTTTCTGATACATTATTAACAAAATGTTTTATAAGGCCTAAAGATTATTCATTTGAATATACAAATCCCCATCATTTTAAAACAGTCCCACAAAATTATGCAAATGCATATGGAGAATCTATTCAAGATAAACGTGCGGATAGTGATACTGTTATTTGGAATAATGCATGCATCAACCATTATATTAATCGATCAATGGAAGACTATATAATTAGAATTCAAAATCGTTTAAATACAGATTTAATAAATTCAGAAGGTCGATGGAAACATTTCAATAGAAATGATATAGAACATCAGGAAAGAAAAGATTTTATAAAAAAAGCCAACGAAATATTAGTAACTCTTAAACAAGAATGTGTATATCGTTATATATTTGAAATTACGGGATCTTTTAACAAGAAAAAATCCAACAACAAACAAACAAGTTGTTTTAGCCTTTGCTCAACAAAAGAACGGTATCTAGCTTTACATATGCGAGAAGGATATTTATTTAATTTTGAAGATATTCAAAATATGATACCAATATACGGTATTATATATAATCATAAACCAAATTTGATTTATCTATTTTATAAAGAAAGTAATTCTATATCCACTATTCCTTTCATTATTAAATTTTTAAATAAATTTTCCTCTACCTATCAATTTTCAATTCAACCAGTTAATGATACACCATATTACTCATTACAAACACCTTATTCTAAAAAATTTATGTCATTAAATCCTGAATCAGGTTTTTTTGGAGATGTAGACGCCAACAGAAACATTTGTAAGGAATGGGAATACCTTCAACTGAAATCAAAGGATTTAGAAATTAATTTCAATGTTTCACCTGATTCTGTACATGATCTATACAGTTTTTATAATTACTTATATCAAAATAGTGAAGATATAACCTATGCAGATTTTATCTTGGCATATAATCTTTTATCCAAAAAAGAACAATCTAAAATTCATATACAAAATGTTGGAAAAATTATAAGTTGGCTATAA